From the genome of Dermacentor andersoni chromosome 3, qqDerAnde1_hic_scaffold, whole genome shotgun sequence:
attcgcgttccgtaatggaatagttgcgctccgatggtgctaggaggcggctcgcataagcaataacgcgatccttgccacgctgacgctgggctaagacggcacctacgccatgaccgctggcatctgtacgtaattctgtaggggcatcagggtcgaagtgggtgagaatgggtggtgaggttagaagagtgtcgagacgagagaaggcggcggcttctgcagtaccccacgagaattgtacgcctttcttcaaaagattagttaggggcctagcaactgtcgcaaaatctggaacaaaacgacgaaagtacgagcacagccctacaaaacttcgaacgtctgcggctgtcttcggaaccggaaactctcggactgcgcgagttttgtcgggatcaggctgtactccggaagcgtcaactagatagcccagaagagtaatttctcggtggccaaaacgacatttggatgagttaagttgcagcttcgcctgtCCAAATACATCAAGTGTAGTTGTGAggcgctcaaggtgagtgtcgaaagttggcgagaagacgatgacgtcgtcgaggtagcagaggcatgtggaccatttgaaaccttggaacaaggagtccatcataAGCTCAAAgatggcaggggcgttgcataatccaaacggcattactttaaattggtataggccatcaggtgtgatgaacgcggttttttctttgtccatatcgtcaacagcaatctgccaataccctgaacgaagatcaatagacgagaaatatctggaaccgtgtaggcagtcaagggcgtcgtctatacctgggagcgggtagacgcccttttttgtaatgctgttcaggtgacggtaatcaacacagaagcgccacgtgccgtccttcttcttaaccaacaccacaggcgacgcccagggactcgatgaaggctcaatgatgtttttatcgagcattttgttcacttcattttgAATTGCTCGgtgttccgacacagaaactcgatacggtcgtcggtgaatagacacagcatcgccagtaagaatgcgatgcttgaccgcgagcgtctggcctaaagggcgatcgtcgaaatcgaaaatatcgcggtaggacgataatacttcgcaaaggtcttcagcctgcgtaggggacaggtccgtcgcaaccatttcctttatgttgggatcgacgcccgaggctggcgcgatgggcatgctacggtcgcgagaaccatcggtcgataacgctgccacgtattggtcgccgagacaatcaatggtggcaaggcaaataccttgcggtagaatttgctttgccaatccaaagttactgacaggcatgcgagtgtggttcgcagtaatagtaactatactgtgaggcacggtgacgtcatactgtattgggatgtcgggcagaggagtgacgaggtactcgccatcaggaactggtgggaaagacaacagttcaatgtaggctatggactttggcggcaggcgaagaaagccggtggagcgtaagcggcagtggggtgcgtcagaaggttctgggagcatcggcaactcgaggcgaagggtactggaagagcagtcaataagggcagaatgggcggagagaaaatcgaggccgagaataaggtcgtgggggtaatgagcaattacggtgaagaggacaggagtgtggcggccggcgatgctgacacgtgccgtacacatgccgatgataggcacagtaccgccatccgtaacgcggacgacgcgtgccgacgctggggtgaggagcttgttcagtcgtcgtaggaaggcagcactcataatagaaagatgtgctcctgtatcgatgagtgccgtgacaggatagccgtcaacgtcaacgtcaagaaggtttcggttagtaggtaacgtgagcagaggacttgagggcagggtcgacaacgcagcttcacctccagaagctgcagtgcctagttttccggctgggtgcgggaggcgataggcggcgaagaaaagcggcggggttggggcgaacgagactggtggcgccgagatgagggcgagcggctgtagcgaaggttcggagcagggacatcagcggtagtaggttcatggcgggtggcatagggtacagaaggtccaaaggtgcgggaataagtgggggcgtaagtccgaggaggtggtggccatcggttgcggcagtgacgggcgacatggccgatgcgacagcagtggaagcagatcggcctatcatcaggtgtacgccattcggacgggttgcggcgagatgtggcagaaaaggactgccggggacgaggagggccgctagataactggggaacgctgggtagagacgtggaacacacggtgttcagacccacgttttcaaattcctgtctgacgacagcctgaatcatcgcaatggtggttgctggcggatcgggaggcggcgtggagaaggctggcgaacaggcagcctcgagttcgcggcgaacaatacgggtgacgtcgtcacaggtggtggtctgacgcggtcgaccctcacacgtcgacgtagcagcagtgttgggtaggcgcgcaatgtggtgtgagatacggcggctcttagcctgttcaaggcgacggcattcttttataatggcgtcgatagtcgacacgttgccgaaaacaagcaaatttaaagcgtcgtcggcgatgccttttagcacatgtgccactttatctgcttcggacatagcatcgtcagctttgcggcagagagccaagacgtcgaggatgtaggaaacgtatggctctgtaggtgactgaacacgagacgcaagagcctttctcgcggcaactttgcgcccaatggggtcgccgaacagttccggTAGTtcttctttgaaactgtcccaactggttatttcgtcatcatgtgtttggtgccacacgcgtggggtgccgccgagataaaagatgacattggcgagcacaatcgttgggtcccacctgttattagcgctggcatgttcatagagcttgatccagtcgtcgacatcctatccctccaggccagagaacacacctgggtcacgatatggggcaaccgtgacgattggagcagtcagacaagccgaagccgtagcggaggcgggctcgtcaccgggaggcatggtgacaagctcggtaagccgaccacttcggagttccgtggtgaggacggggatcgctgacctccaccataaatgttacgtgtggaaagacacagacgagagatgctatttacatgctatttacactggagccaggcagccaggctgacactcgctcgtgccaagggcaccgaccaacttcttcgtcgttctcgcggtggctcgtctcttgagcatcgctcaatcatatcgtaatcatatatatatatatatatatatatatatatatatatatatatatatatatatatatatatatatatatatatatatcggagaGATTACCCCACTTCCAGTTGATCGGGTTTGTTGTTCATTGAACTTATAATGACCCTAATAGGGGACTTAAAGATTGACATTTCTCTGTCATGATTACACCAGAATAATAGCAGTGATTGACTCTAGTAGACATGTGATGATCCGCGAAGGCATTCTAGCTTGCCTTGCCTTTCCTGACATTGCTCTTGGAGCTGCCAATGCTTCCGTTTTCGTTTCTACATTTGTCTTTGCAGGGTGAATCAAACTGTTTGCAAGGTGTCTTGTAGCCCACCCTATCAATTCTACAGGGCCTTTTTTTAGAATACAGGTTTTTTTTATTATAAAAAGGCTATAAGTGTTCTTTGCAGAGGCATTATTAAGCGAGATAGAGACACTGTGCTGTAATAACGTGAGCATCAGAAGGCTCGCTACCAAAATTTTATTGCCTAGACATTTTATTAGTGCCTTAAGGAGAGCTGTTTAAATGACAAATTTAGAGGCAGCCACAATTTGACCTATCATCATTTTTAGGGATCTTGAAAATCGCACCTAATTCGACCTATTTATCATCGAATTTGAACCACAAATTCAGGCAATATCGAGACCGAGCATTGCGACAACCTAGAAAATGCGGTCCCGCTATGATAACAGAGCAATACGTCTCGTGATGAGAAGCTTGGGGAAATTTAAAACCGAGCGTCTCGGCACGCTATGATACGGCACGCTATGCCTGGCAACCGAGTGCCGCTGGGTGTCGCTTCAAGATCATGATGCGACACGATCCTGACCCACCTTAAATCTTAAGCGTCTTTGCCGTCCCACGCGCAGCCGGACGCACTCAGCCTCTATATTGTCTTGATTAGGCCTTCAGTTTCGATTATGGATAACTCAAGTTACACGCGATCTTTTTTGTTTCTAAATAACTGGTATGCCATAAATTGTCACGCCCTCCAAGCTGTCCCTATAAAGAACTGCTGTCAAAAGTAAATAATAGAAAAGTTAACACGTTTATATTTTATTTGTCTTTTCAGAGTAACTTAAGCAAAGGCAAAGTATTTTCGCCTCACCGTAAAGCTCGTATGTGAATACGATAGGTGTCTGACGGTCACAGCCTTTCTATAAGAAATCTGTGTTGTCTAAAAAAACACCCAGTATATTCGTTATTCTTTCGACCTTAGGCaaatgtttgttttattttgacCACGTACCACCGTCTCCCGACAGCTTCAGTTCGAGCATTGGACCACCCTGGGGTGAGGATGCCATTGATCCTTCTGGGGCTTGTGCAGCTGCCTGAAAATTGCCTCGACGAGCTTCGACGTAAATGTCGTCCCGATCGGTCAGTGATGAATGATGGAGTTTCGAGCCAAAGCGTCCCATTGCGGATAAAAAAAACTGGGCAAGCTCATATATTGTGCCGTGTCGTAGCTATTTCGTTTCGGCATAACGCATCAAATAATCAGCTGGGAACACGATGCAAACACGATGCACCGGTTTCTAGAGGAATTTAAGAGAGCCGGTTCAAGAGTGCACATTCCCTCTTAGTAAAACGGCGTCCAGGATTCATACATAGGTTTCAGTATACCTGCAGGTTTCAATGATTGCCAATTCTAGGGCGGGCATTCGGCGCTTTTTTTACACAGTGCCTCACACAAGCTGGTGGTCTAGGCCATTAGCACAGTAGGCACAGTCTATCTATTGTTTTTGTGAAGCTCAAGTGAATGGGTGTGAGCTCGACATGACAGGTATTATAGTATATCTTCGTGTAGGGCTTCCAGTACAACTATAACATGATGTTTGTCCTTGTCACATCAATTTCTCACGTTTTAGATGCCTTCTTGCAAGTTAAATAACAACAAGCCTCGAGACGACATGCCTCGATAAATGTAACGCAGCGAGGACACGGTCCGATTGTATAGATGATCCATGATAAGGCTCAATATTTCACAGAATTGCTATCTCGCTTGATTTCGCCAAGACAACTAGTacaagctttcacacttgctcTATAAGAAGCCTACAGCCCCATAAACATGTCGGCTTTTTGTAACTGCACCAAATAAATATATTAAACCCAGATCAATCTTGGTGACATCCTTTTATTATTCTAGTGTCCAGATTGGTAACCTTTGTATATGGAGTAAGTTGAGGAGCTCGTTTCGTAAGAAACGAAGCTACGGTAATTAACTTTTTCAATTATTGATCGCAGGTGGCTAAACCAAGTCAGTAGTTCGCATCCAGGCCTGGAGATTATGTAGATGTGTGAAGACATTTTTATTAAACATACTTCTATAAGACCCAagcaaacaaatattttgcaaataaactctttgaaagcataactgaaGCAGAAAAAAATCACAGCCCCTTTCAGTCCGTGGTCGAACAGCCAAGCTGTGTTAGTTACGCCCAGTGTTACACCAGGCAAGTCACACTTCGCAAGCAGTACATATTGTAAATCTTTGGTTGCACctttctttcacctcattttcgcttttgcggtaggcagcttcttcctcaggagtacgcactactcgtggtcttcccatagttgcaGCTAAGATGAAGTGTGCGgcaccactaatccaaagcttcACATACTGGGcacaaggcccaccactggataTGCAGGTGCTGCAATCGTTTTCATGAGTGCTTGGATTGGCCTGACGATTgccgtggctgccggcactttaAAAAATATGTATTCTTTTTTAAATTGTGCCCATTCAGGAACCCTTGTGCAGTGCCGTGAAGGTCAGAAGGAGTATGTCCTGAATTCCTGGACATGGCCTGTCCTCATTAAAATGAACCTGCCCACTCGTGCCCACATAAGTCGAATTTTTTGTACCTGTAATAAGCCAACCTGCTTCTTCACTTTTTTCCAGGATAGATACCCTGCGCCTTGGAGACCACCAACATGCCAGGTCGCAGACCCTACCGTCAAGTCATCGACGGTGTGCCGAGGTGCCCCCTGGTCGTTCCAGCAGTATTTCGTAAAAGCCTCTCTTTCTGCGCTGCCAAGGGTGACGTCGTGGAGTGCACGTATCCCAAAAGTGGGTCCCATTGGGTTGAGTACATAACGCAGTTAATCATCAACGGTGGAAAGCCGATCGGCTCTTGCGATGAGTTCACCCGCAACTTCCGGATAATCGGGTATGTGGATACTGATGGCTGGGAGTCGCCTCTACCCGTGCGACTGTTCATGACGCACCATCCACTCAGCCCAGAGACGATGAACCAGGAGGCCAAGTACATCTACATCGCTCGAAACCCATGGGATGTCTGCGTCTCGCAGTTTCGCATGTCCACAGATCTCAGCAGCTACAAGTTCGAGGACGGCACATTCGAAGAGTTCTTCGAACCCTTCATCGAGGGAGACTTGGGCTTTGGGAGCTACTTTGATCATGTGGCGTCAGCGTACGCGATGAGGGACCAACCGAACTTGTTCTTCGTCACTTACGAAGAGCTAAAGAAAGATACTAGAGGCACAGTTTTGAGATTGGCTAGCTTTCTCGGCGACAAATACGAGAGGGCTCTGCTGGAAAACTCgcaaatgctacaaaatatcgtTCAGTGGTCCGAACCAGAACACACAAGGAAAGTCATCGTGTTTAATCTCAGAGAAAACGAGACACCTGAATGGAACGATTTCATTGTTAAGCTTAATACGACGAGCAAGGAAGGCTACAGTGGAGACAAAACAAAGTATGCGTTGGTAAAAGAAGCCAAAGTCGGAAGCTGGAAAGAATACTTCACGCCTGACTTGCTTGCCCGTTTGGAGAAGAAAATACGGGAAGAAGAGTACAAGGCACCTTTTATGGAGGTTTGGGAAGACATTCGAAAGGAAGCGATCATGTTATACCGTGGATCTTCGGAGTACCAGGACTTCTCCGTAGCTTAGTCTCATACTCGAATCTTCTCTTTCAAACGCGATGAGCGCGAAATGTACGGTGTTAGGTGCGTAAGCATCTTTATTTTATTCTGTTCTTGATCCAGAAAGCGTCTGCTATAGGCCGGCCGGATCGGCGCTGCGCAAGCAAGCTCCGCAGGAATTTCGCCACCGCAACACTCCACACAGATCATGCGCAGGGTAAGGAAAAGTGTGGAGACTGAGCTGCAGAAGAGCCGACCCCCCAACAGAGCGGAACCAAGATCGGTAAAGATGTCTTCCGAGTCTAAGTTGGTATCCCATCTCCTGCACCAGGCAATTCGGGTCAACGTCTATCAATGCGTTTCTTTCATGGATGTTCTTTTCAAATAACAGCGACCAGTTTGCGGTGCCACAGTTTGCATCTGAAGCTGCGGCTCACTTTCTCAACGAAGCGAtaccaaaacaaaaataagtaCTACCTACTCTTTGCATGGTGCCTCAACGATCGCAGTGTCAGCTTTCTCTACAGTAATTTTGGTAATAAACTCGTTGACTTGGCGTCTGGGTGGAGTCTCATTAGGATTTGACGGGTGCCCTTCTGACGTGTCGTGATGTAAAGATGACTTCACCTGCGGTTTGTCGGAGCATCGAAGCGGCTACGAAGTCGATGACGGCTCAGCGACAAGTGGAGAAGGGCACTCTTATAATAACTTCCTTCTAATGAAAGAAACACCAAAACGGTAATATGCAGTTCTGCTGAGGGAGAGCATTCGTTACTCAGAACGCAGGACTTCGTTGCGAGAGTTATCCAATCGACAGGAAGTGGAATGATGAGTTAAGACGCTATGCATCACTGCTGGAGAAGCTGGGCTCACTGCTTCGAACGCGAATACCCTTTGCTTGCCGTAATAAAATTCAAAGCGACGTGTATCACGTCATCTGTGGTGCCAGCCGTCGTTTTATGCTCAACGTGGAGCTAGCGCAGCAGGGTATGTACAGGGCAATAACTTTAAAATTTTGCATAACTTTTAAAATTGTCTCTGGAAGATAGCTCAATTTTAGTCCGTGAGCCGCATTATTCAACAAGGCGAACATTACTTCctcaagaaatcgaaacacataatgAATTAATTGTCGAAAACTCTCGAAATAACTGTGCCTGGTGTAACTGCTGCAACTTATATTGTAGTTGGTGAACATCGAATATATATTCACTTAGGACGAATTTGAAGGATGACATAGCTTTCGAGAAATGCAGCATCAAACTGCCGGTAAGCATGCAATGTTATTTCacacattttttaaaagaaaacgcTATTTGATGCATCGAAGCCAAAAGCAACTGTAACGCCGCCGTATTTCATCGCAAACTTCGGCAAtggtgtcatatatatatatatatatatatatatatatatatatatatatatatatatatatatgctcttaCGCTGACGCAGTAACCATAGTTGCCAGTTTGTTTGGGCCAACACCTATGTGTTTCGTGTTCCTGGTCGTGGTACCATCGTGGTAATTGCATCCTCGTGAatccagcttcgtgatcttacTCTCGTCATGATGTCGCCGTCACGCCTTCTACCCCTAACCCAGTCGTCCAAGTTATCTAATAGCACGGGCCACTATGTATGGGCTCGTGGTCCTGATGCCCTCGCGTTCTTTGCATCGTTCTGATTACAGCTTTGTCACCTGACTGTCGTCGTGCTttcgtcgtcgtgccatcgtcgtcacgcggTCGTTTTATGGTTTTCATCACTTATGTGACATCACGCCATTCTCGCCAGCCGTCGTAGCCGTGCGTAACAGAGTGGTTTACTGCAAGTCTCAGGTAATCAGGTGCCCCTCAAGTAGCCCACAATTGTCTTTGCAGCTGTTGTTCCTACAGTCTAGTCACACATTGCCGACCCAATAATACTTTGAGACAATGTTTTCTTTCAAATGCCTTTGAGCGTAGAAGCTAGTGTCTTCCGCGGTTACACGTATAGACAGAGCAGCCGTAAAACAGATGTTGCTGAGTTTCGGATTCTTGGCAGCCTTCCTAGTTCGGGCTGTCCCCATGGCCGATAAGATGTGAGTAGCGTCGAGCAAACGCAAAGCCCCTGCGAATCCCGTGAAGTATAATTGCGAGACTTCGTCTGACTTTAGCCGGAAGGCGAAAATTCATGCCAGAGTGTTGTTCCCACAGACGACATTACCGATGTTCTGGTTGTGCCCAGTAAGCTAATGTACAATCTTGCATGACAGACGTCAACAAAGCGCTTACGTAGTTTCTCGAGTATGGTATCTTGATGTCAACGGCTTTGGACACAGTGATTCTTGCTTCTGCATAAGCTAGTACGTCGCCGGCCAAGTCACACTGTCCAGCTACCCATTGAAAACTAACTGAAAAACCGTTCCTTTGGGCAAGATTCAATATATGCACGACCTCGAAGGCTGAAACATGATACCGGTCCCTTCTCGAAAAACAACCTTGGCGTGCAGTCCTGATTTTGCGTCAGAAAGAATTGACCATGTACGCGGTGTCGGCTAGAATACAAAGCGGACACCTTCCCGTACCACAACGAGTtctgcagctgttgaagacgacTCGCGGCCCACTTTTTATTTGCAGGAGGTGCCCAGCTGAGGGATCACAAAGGTCGCAGTCGAAGCGAATAAACTCAAGGAAAACGTCTGTGTCATGTGCACGGAGCCATCGCGTATTGAGAAGACCATATTGGACGAATATTTCTGAATTCAACGAAAAGGTTCATTGTTGGAGGTAGGAACAAACGCGCGAAAGACACCCAGTGAGGAAACCACAAAAGACGTGGAGCAATATTCTAAcagtttttcatttcattttattactttAAAAACCCCAGTAAATGGGGTGTTACATAAtgggtggcaagaataaaaatacatagtcatactaacaggaagttttttacattttctaCGAACTTCGATGGGCACCGatgacagcaacgtcgttaggaaggtctttccagtctgcagctgtgcgagtaaaaaaataatttgacaaCGTGACTGCGTGAGCGTGGAGGGGCAtcctgtagctgatggctggcgcggtgagatatgcgtgtagggtgaaggatataaggtgcgatgcgcatagggctgtgaaagaatttgtgaaataaagataggctggcaatgcgacgacAGAGCAATAAGGGGCCtaatgcggatgcagtttttaaTGAGGAAACGCTGATATCAAAGGAATATGACGAGTGAATTAAACGAGCGGCGTCATTTTGTGCAGATTTGAGATCATTATTTAGGTATGCTTGATGAGGATTCCAAGTAGGCGGtgcaaattctagttttgaccGAACAAAGGATTTGTAGGCTAATAATTTTACATATTGAGGAGCACGATATAGATGGCGTTTTAAAAATCCTAACgtcctgttcgcggatgatattatCTCAATAACATGAGAATTCCAAGAAAGATCGCTCGAAACTGTTATTCCTGAACACTTGTACGAGTGAACTAGTTGTACCGGAACTTCAGAGATTACGTAAGGAAATACGAGAGCATTACGGCGACGATGAAAAGAGAAATTTACACTTACGTGGGTTAAGTTCCATTTGCTACTGCTTAGACCAGTCCTGGACAgcattaagatcactttgaagagaagattgTTCAGCGGTGGAAATAATAGCACAATATATCACACAATCGTCCGCGAACATACGTATGCTGATGTTGCGTTTAACGGTAAATCATTTATTTATATCAGGAAAAGTAACGGGCCGAGCACAGATCCCTGCGGGACGCCTGGCGTTCCAGAGACTGAATTAGAATTCCTATTAATAATGGTGACGAATTGTGAACAATTAGTCACAAATTCTTCAAGCCACTTCAGTATATTAGGGTGAAAAGTTAAGCGGGAAAGCGTTATCAGATTGCGTTTATGGGGTACTTTATCAAAGGCCTTAtagaaatctaaaaatattacgtcaGACGGAAGATTAAAATCAAGATTAGAGTGCAGATCGTGTACGAATGCGGCAAGCTGCGTCTCGCAGGATTAACTGCGGGGAAACCCGTGCTGGGCAGGATTGAAAAAGTTATTCGAGTCGAGAAAGGCCATGGTGGGAgtatagatgacgtgttccatgattttgcagggaatactagttagagaaatggggcggtaatttagaggtgagttcttgttacctgatttgtagattgGAACGACCTTCCCTTGTTTCCAGTCTTTGGGCAGTTGGCCTGTGAGCAGTGACTGAGTGTATAACAAGCACAACAGAGATGAACATGTATCTTTGGTGTTTTTCAGTATCTTAGCGCTGATGTGCCAGCGGAGGATAAAAGCTTTAAGTTCTCTTTTAGTGGCAAAGTCCCCTCTGAAGAAAATGCAAGTGCAGGCATTGTCTCCTGGATAATTGCGGAGTTTGGAGAAAGAGCCGGATCGGTTTCAGTAGTAAACGCGGATGAAAAAGCTGCGTTAAAAATGTTGGCTCATTCGGATTCACAGATTCTTTCACCTGATGCATCGGTGATGGAAATTGTGCGTGTATTCTGGGTATTAATGACCTGCCAGGGAGATAAAATTTTATTATGTCCTTGGTCGGgtccaggggtggcgggggtcgggagactaacccccagtcCTCCCCactcctcagacggcggccagtccttgctttctcgcggcgtcttcggccatccggacggcccagagctgctcctctgggtccaagctgatcAGCaaggtctcccactgctcggccgtagttaggatgcgtgtagtgtt
Proteins encoded in this window:
- the LOC126524245 gene encoding sulfotransferase 2A8-like, which gives rise to MPGRRPYRQVIDGVPRCPLVVPAVFRKSLSFCAAKGDVVECTYPKSGSHWVEYITQLIINGGKPIGSCDEFTRNFRIIGYVDTDGWESPLPVRLFMTHHPLSPETMNQEAKYIYIARNPWDVCVSQFRMSTDLSSYKFEDGTFEEFFEPFIEGDLGFGSYFDHVASAYAMRDQPNLFFVTYEELKKDTRGTVLRLASFLGDKYERALLENSQMLQNIVQWSEPEHTRKVIVFNLRENETPEWNDFIVKLNTTSKEGYSGDKTKYALVKEAKVGSWKEYFTPDLLARLEKKIREEEYKAPFMEVWEDIRKEAIMLYRGSSEYQDFSVA